In Triplophysa rosa linkage group LG2, Trosa_1v2, whole genome shotgun sequence, the genomic window CTTGTATCGAAGTGAAGCAGAGTCATAAACATGAGGACCAGAAGGACTCTGCCTCCCAGCTGCATGTACTGCTTGGGAGAGCTTTCTCTCATCGTGGGAACTCCAGCAAACATACTCCGGCCTTCAGAACGAGACTCAGCCAACAGCAGCAACAGACCTCCACCCAGTGCCAAATTCCTGAGAGCGTCAAGAAAGAGAAGACAATGATGTCATCAGAGCATTACAATCGCGAGGATGACCATATCCAAGGCTCACCTCATCAAAAACTTCGGGTCCCAAAGAATGCTATAGGCTACAGTCTGGAAGAGATGGAGACACGTTATTCGGAGTGTAATTTGAATACGTTAACTAAAGAAACCAAACTCGGCTCACACCTGCAAAGCGATGATACCGAATAATCCAAAGCAGGCATACTGGACAAAATTTCTGCTTAGGATCAGTATACAGCCACCTGTTTCAAAAAAGAAGAGTTTAGAGATGATGCTTGTAAAACGTTACGATTTTTCCACCCTTACGGCGTCATTCTTACCCAGCTGTCCGAGTAAGTTGATTAAGACGAAGAGTGATGCGAGGAAGTAGCCGCATCCCCACGTCGTCTCGATGTATTCTCTCTGCTCGCTCCACTGAAACCACATGCGGATGCCGTCCTCCAGAAAGGTGCTGATCAGACAGAGGCGCGCTACGTGAGGCAGGTACTGCTTTGTCACCCGAAGGAACTGCAGATGAGTGAAAGAGCAGAGTTACCATACGCAGACCCTTCGCAACCGAGCTGATAAAGTGATGCCCGTGCGTGCGCTTATCATAAGACAATACCTGTTTATGTCTCAAACCGTTACGACTTTGGCATGAAACAGTCATTATGATAAAATGACAAGTTTACGGTATGTATGAAGGCAATAATTACAGCTTTCTGCAAAGATTATAAGTACAGAATGTTTTTAGCTTGGGTAAGCATTCAGGAGCCGACTGAGACGCAACAAAGACGTAAAAGTTTTATGTGGCTCAGATTTATGCATTAAGAAATCCATTTTAATTCCACTTCACTTACGACACCACCCGTCTATAAAGGCGTAAAATGCACACAGAAAAAGGTCTCTTCGTGTTATCAAATTTTACAATCTAGGAATCCAATGACTTTCCTTGTGTGAATGTTACGAGTAACCTCGCTTCGGCCTCCACGGCACATCAAGCAAACACTGAAGCGCCTCTTTATCCGAACACTGTTTAATGTTCAACCTTTAACTTTCATTTCTCCGTTTTCAGACACGCAGGTGGCCAGATCTCAAGAGCACGCTGGCTACATTTCCagcatttaaataacagtaaaccTTGCACTCCACCAGCAATAAACCTTTACTACCTCAGTACTGCCTCATGCAACGTGTTAAGCACAGATGCACAAGGATGTTGTAATGATCGCTGACACAGACTATATACTACCGCTAACACAAGGGTGCTTATTATAGGTTGCTTATAATAGCAGCAATGGCACTTTTTAGAAAACTTAATGTTCAAAAAGTGCTAAGTAAGTAATACTAGTTAAAGGCTTATAAGGAGGTAGGCACAAGAAGACTTGAGAATTTCTATTTCTTGAAAGAGTTTATGCATGTAAGGATATGCTTGTTTTCGCATCCACTATGTGACAATTCATTATGAAaatgatacttcacccaaaaatgaaaattctgtcatcatttactcaccttcgagttgttccaaatctgtataaatgtccttgttctgatgaacacagagaatttttatttgacGGAAATAAACTTTGCTGGTTCGATTTTTAATAACGATTCTTTATCAAAATTAGATGTGATATATGTTTTGCCCCTTAACTGGCGCTTCCTTAAAGATTTTGCATGTGAATTCTTATCTACATTATATCGTTGGAAAGTCTCtagaaaacacatttcatcaccattttatagaataatgtgtgtaggaagagtaattgttgttgtttctctttttttttttaaaaaagagtgggcttaaaaatgtttatgtccTTTCCCTTCTTGATACAACAATTGGTGATCCTTGAAACTTTGATTTATGAAATTTTGGGGCTGATccgtaattattttaaatgtatttttttatcaaagaaaaacaaagcttttatagtttttatttattacaataaacataGCAAGATCACTTACattgtttttgtgatttcttttttttgcaataaTCTGCTAATTTTCTTCTTTCAAAAAATTCACGAGTTACAGAAGCCATTATACCCatcaaatggagaagggatggcttttgatggaacataaaatagtttatttacattattttaattttcatgtggaccgttatggatgtgacaatcctgaaaaagGCACTTATCTGACTATGAAGactcatgcactaaaaataaaacaaatgctttaaaaacttgagtagagacctcacatgggtatttgaaccaccaaatgtggACAATTGTGCTGTTAGTAGTATAGTAAAAACCGTtggtaaaaacattatttttcttgGAATTGCCCAATTGTTTTACAGCAAGTCATATTACGGTAGATCTTGTATAAAAAATTGCAATAACACCATATGTTAATACCATGTATtttatatgtttgtgtttttacatcatttctttttcttgttgttATTTCTATACTGTTTTTTCCTTACGCCTTTGACTCTCTATTGCAAAaacatgtaaagctgctttgtaacaaaaTTGAGCAAAGCGCTATAAAAACTAATCTGAATGGAATACCAAGACACTAATAAACTAACTCACTTTTGGGCAAAGAAAAGGTGATTGTATGATTACTAAAAGGTCcatttaattaaaacatttgcCAGGCTTACATCATATCACCTCCATATCGCCTACAGGCATCTGATAAGCCCCGCCCCCAGACTATCCACATCAGCACTAAGAAGAGAATGAGCCAATCAGAATTCAACAAGTACCAAGTGAAACCGAATGAATGGGAAGAGACCTCTCAGGGCCAATGTCTGCCTCTTTGTCAACAAACTATTACTTATCAGTGTGCCTAAAGAGATATGTTTCCAGGCAGCAATGGACtacacatttaatttaaagCAACATATGTCATCatggcaaaatataaaaacagcatGATGACAGACATGTCCCTGAAGCATACTCTTTGATAATCATCCCTCTTATTTCAAATAGTACAGATGTAATGACATCGACATCTACATCTTAGTCTTATTGATGTCTTGGCATTCTTAGAGgacttaaataaataacactgaTAAGAAGACAAAGCATCTTATCTCGTATCTTTAGAGATGATGACACGCACGGCCTCGTGCTTGTttcaaacatatttaaaagtgagaaatgaaCGAGACTCAACTCAcgcaaatgcattttaaatgcatcatATTCGCTTTCTGcttatcatttttcttttccgATCTGATCAACACCATCTCATATTTTCTCACAATATGTGCGTAACGTTATAGTGACACCAACACATCTGCAGATGCAGCTGCCTCGAGAATACCCTTAGCACTGCTAGAAACCAGCATTAGGGCATCACTCAAAATGCCATATAAAATACACGAGGCCATAAGAAAACGTTATTTTTAAGTCCTTCAGAGTGTTAACAGTTACGTTAGCGCACAGTTCAGTTTCCTCATCCGAACACAAACCAAGTTCGCTGGGAAACAAAATGCTTTTGCAACAACTCAAATATGAGctgaactaaaaataaaagacacACTTTTCACGAGCTTCGCTCAGAGTAAAACACAACAGGCGGTTTTAAAGTCAACCCTCAGTGATTTTCTGAGGGAAGTTGGCAGGGCCTTAATTCTTAC contains:
- the surf4l gene encoding surfeit 4, like is translated as MAQNDLMSNAEDVADRFLRVTKQYLPHVARLCLISTFLEDGIRMWFQWSEQREYIETTWGCGYFLASLFVLINLLGQLGGCILILSRNFVQYACFGLFGIIALQTVAYSILWDPKFLMRNLALGGGLLLLLAESRSEGRSMFAGVPTMRESSPKQYMQLGGRVLLVLMFMTLLHFDTSFLSILQNLVGTALIVLVAIGFKTKLAALTLVIWLLAINVYFNAFWTIPAYKPMHDFLKYDFFQTTSVIGGLLLVVALGPGGVSMDEKKKEW